The following are encoded in a window of Gossypium raimondii isolate GPD5lz chromosome 13, ASM2569854v1, whole genome shotgun sequence genomic DNA:
- the LOC105784182 gene encoding myb family transcription factor IPN2, with product MFQPKKPTTMNSHDRPMCVQGDSGLVLTTDPKPRLRWTVELHERFVDAVTQLGGPDKATPKTIMRVMGVKGLTLYHLKSHLQKFRLGKQPHKEINDHSMKDDLQRSAASSSGMMARSMNEMQMEVQRRLHEQLEVQRHLQLRIEAQGKYMQSILEKACQTLAGENMASGGYKGMGNQGVPDIGAMKDFGPLNFPPFQDLNIYGGDQLDLPHNMDRPLVDGFISNNDNTCLGKKRPSPYSGSGKSPLIWSDDLRLQDLGTAPSCLGPQDDPFKTDQIQLAPPSTELDSISEIYDAKPVLSGDGIGEKKFEASPKLERPSPRRAALQTERMNPMINSGSVAQGRNSPFG from the exons ATGTTCCAACCAAAGAAGCCCACAACTATGAATTCCCATGATAGGCCTATGTGTGTTCAAGGCGACTCTGGTCTGGTTCTCACCACTGACCCCAAGCCTCGCCTGCGTTGGACCGTTGAGCTCCATGAACGCTTTGTCGATGCTGTTACTCAGCTTGGAGGCCCTGACA AGGCCACACCAAAAACAATCATGAGAGTTATGGGAGTGAAGGGCCTTACACTTTACCACCTCAAGAGCCATCTCCAG AAATTCAGACTTGGAAAGCAACCtcacaaagaaataaatgatCACTCTATGAAAGATG ATCTTCAAAGAAGTGCGGCTTCGTCCTCAGGCATGATGGCTCGTAGCATGAACGA GATGCAAATGGAAGTGCAGAGAAGACTTCATGAGCAATTGGAG GTTCAAAGACACCTTCAACTGAGGATTGAGGCTCAAGGCAAGTATATGCAGTCCATACTAGAAAAGGCTTGTCAAACATTGGCTGGCGAAAATATGGCTTCCGGGGGCTACAAAGGTATGGGAAATCAAGGTGTTCCTGATATCGGAGCGATGAAAGATTTCGGTCCTCTCAATTTCCCACCGTTTCAAGATCTCAACATTTACGGAGGTGACCAACTCGATCTCCCACACAACATGGATAGACCATTAGTTGATGGCTTCATTTCCAATAATGATAACACTTGCCTCGGAAAGAAGAGGCCGAGCCCTTACAGCGGCAGCGGGAAGAGTCCATTGATCTGGTCCGATGATCTCCGACTGCAAGATTTGGGCACGGCACCATCATGTCTAGGACCTCAAGATGATCCTTTCAAAACCGACCAGATTCAGCTTGCACCGCCGTCTACCGAGCTAGACAGTATTTCGGAGATTTACGATGCCAAGCCGGTGCTTTCGGGCGATGGCATAGGTGAAAAGAAGTTCGAAGCATCGCCTAAGCTGGAAAGGCCATCGCCAAGAAGGGCAGCACTTCAGACAGAGAGGATGAACCCTATGATAAATAGTGGTAGTGTGGCACAAGGGAGGAATTCACCATTTGGATGA